Proteins found in one Thermus islandicus DSM 21543 genomic segment:
- a CDS encoding LamB/YcsF family protein, whose amino-acid sequence MTVDLNADAGESYGAFTYGHDQEIFPWVSSVNLACGFHGGSPDRMLEAVRLAKAHGLAIGAHPAFPDLAGFGRREMALPPEEIYALVLYQVGALHAFLRAEGLSLHHVKPHGALYLQACRHRDTARAIALAVQAFDPKVPLVVLPGTVYEEEARKAGLRVVLEAFPERAYLRNGQLAPRHLPGSWIVDPEEAARRAVRMVLEGRVEALDGGEVPVRAETLCLHGDNPNAPQVAKAVREALEKAGVEVRAY is encoded by the coding sequence ATGACCGTAGACCTAAACGCGGATGCCGGGGAGTCCTACGGCGCTTTCACCTACGGCCACGACCAGGAAATTTTCCCCTGGGTGAGCTCCGTCAACCTGGCCTGCGGCTTCCACGGGGGAAGCCCGGACCGGATGCTGGAGGCCGTCCGCCTGGCCAAGGCCCACGGGCTGGCCATCGGGGCCCACCCCGCCTTCCCCGACCTGGCGGGCTTCGGCCGGAGGGAGATGGCCCTCCCCCCCGAGGAGATCTACGCCCTCGTCCTCTACCAGGTGGGCGCCCTCCACGCCTTCCTGCGGGCGGAGGGGCTCTCCCTGCACCACGTGAAGCCCCACGGGGCGCTTTACCTCCAGGCCTGCCGCCACCGGGACACGGCCCGGGCCATCGCCCTGGCCGTGCAGGCCTTTGACCCGAAGGTGCCCCTGGTGGTCCTGCCGGGGACCGTCTACGAGGAGGAGGCGCGGAAGGCGGGGCTCAGGGTCGTCCTCGAGGCCTTCCCCGAAAGGGCCTACCTCCGAAACGGCCAGCTCGCCCCCCGCCACCTGCCCGGCTCCTGGATCGTAGACCCCGAGGAGGCCGCGCGGAGGGCGGTGCGCATGGTCTTGGAGGGCCGGGTGGAGGCCCTGGACGGGGGCGAGGTGCCGGTGAGGGCCGAGACCCTCTGCCTCCACGGGGACAACCCCAACGCCCCTCAGGTGGCCAAGGCGGTGCGGGAGGCCCTGGAGAAGGCGGGTGTGGAGGTGAGGGCGTATTGA
- a CDS encoding RNB domain-containing ribonuclease, with protein sequence MAALVIYKGRPALAEEREGRLELTLEGGERQRVRPKDVLFLHPGPASLGLKVPKGEEEAAWELLEGGTVSLRELAELVYGAYTPEAAYGAYLLAKAGERFVLEGERVRARTRAELQALEEAERKRAERERAFQEALERFRKGGFLPEDRPLLAEVEALAYGERRESRVLRALGLPEAPEAAHAFLLRLGLWKRENPHPRRLGLPLLPPDLPVPPLPEEARADLTPLPAFAIDDEGSEDPDDAVYAERVEGGFRLFVHVADVAALVAPGSPLDREALRRGANLYLPEGTVPMLPPAVTEALGLGLGEVSPALTFELWVSEEGEVLEERVYPSWVRVRRLTYREALEVAALEPLKELAEAFRARRLAAGALEIHLPEVKVRVEGEEVRITPLPPYASRIWVREAMLLAGYAAAHLALREGLPIPFATQEAPGRRVEGEGLAAMWEQRKALKRAQLKAVPAPHRGLGLPLYAQVTSPLRRYLDLVAHQQLRAWLKGERSLSQAEVLERVGAAEAVADLVREAERRSKLHRTLLYLMEEGYEGPGVLVERRGGQGVFLLPELGLSAQVALSGPLPLNAEVRLRFLEADLPGLEARFALV encoded by the coding sequence GTGGCCGCGCTCGTCATCTACAAAGGGAGGCCCGCTCTGGCCGAGGAAAGGGAAGGCCGCTTGGAGCTCACCCTGGAGGGGGGCGAAAGGCAGAGGGTCCGCCCCAAGGACGTCCTCTTCCTGCACCCGGGGCCTGCCTCCTTGGGCCTGAAGGTCCCCAAGGGGGAGGAGGAAGCCGCCTGGGAGCTTCTGGAGGGCGGGACCGTGAGCCTAAGGGAGCTTGCCGAGCTGGTCTACGGGGCCTATACCCCGGAGGCCGCCTACGGGGCCTACCTCCTCGCCAAGGCGGGGGAGCGCTTCGTCCTGGAAGGGGAGCGGGTGCGGGCCCGCACCCGGGCGGAGCTTCAAGCCCTCGAGGAGGCGGAGAGGAAACGGGCGGAGCGAGAGCGGGCCTTCCAGGAGGCCCTGGAGCGCTTCCGAAAGGGAGGCTTCCTTCCCGAGGACCGCCCCCTCCTTGCCGAGGTGGAGGCCCTGGCCTACGGGGAAAGGCGGGAAAGCCGGGTGCTGAGGGCCCTGGGCCTTCCCGAGGCCCCGGAGGCTGCCCACGCCTTCCTCCTCCGCCTGGGCCTCTGGAAGAGGGAGAACCCCCACCCGAGGCGGCTCGGCCTTCCCCTCCTGCCCCCTGACCTCCCCGTCCCCCCCCTCCCCGAGGAGGCGCGGGCCGACCTCACCCCGCTCCCGGCCTTCGCCATAGACGACGAGGGGAGCGAGGACCCGGACGACGCCGTCTACGCCGAGCGGGTGGAGGGGGGCTTTCGGCTTTTCGTCCATGTGGCCGACGTGGCGGCCCTGGTGGCGCCGGGAAGCCCCCTGGACCGGGAGGCCCTGCGCCGAGGGGCGAACCTCTACCTCCCCGAGGGCACGGTGCCCATGCTTCCCCCCGCGGTCACCGAGGCGCTCGGCCTGGGCCTAGGAGAGGTCTCCCCGGCCCTCACCTTTGAGCTTTGGGTCTCCGAGGAGGGAGAGGTCCTGGAGGAAAGGGTCTACCCCTCCTGGGTGCGGGTGAGGCGCCTCACCTACCGGGAGGCCCTGGAGGTGGCGGCCCTGGAGCCCCTTAAGGAGCTCGCCGAGGCCTTCCGGGCGAGGCGCCTCGCCGCGGGCGCCCTAGAGATCCACCTCCCCGAGGTCAAGGTGCGGGTGGAGGGGGAGGAGGTCCGGATTACCCCCCTTCCCCCCTACGCAAGCCGCATCTGGGTGCGGGAGGCCATGCTCCTCGCAGGGTATGCCGCCGCCCACCTCGCCCTAAGGGAGGGGCTTCCCATCCCCTTCGCCACCCAGGAGGCCCCCGGAAGGCGGGTGGAGGGGGAGGGCCTCGCCGCCATGTGGGAGCAAAGGAAGGCCTTGAAAAGGGCCCAGCTCAAAGCGGTCCCCGCCCCCCACAGGGGCCTTGGCCTTCCCCTCTACGCCCAGGTGACGAGCCCCTTACGGCGCTACCTAGACCTGGTGGCCCACCAGCAGCTCAGGGCCTGGCTTAAGGGGGAAAGGTCCCTCTCCCAGGCCGAGGTCCTGGAGAGGGTGGGGGCGGCGGAGGCGGTGGCCGACCTGGTGCGGGAGGCGGAAAGGCGGAGCAAGCTCCACCGGACCCTCCTCTACCTGATGGAGGAAGGCTATGAGGGCCCGGGCGTCCTGGTGGAGAGGCGGGGCGGGCAGGGGGTCTTCCTCCTTCCCGAGCTCGGGCTTTCCGCCCAGGTGGCCCTCTCCGGGCCCCTCCCCCTGAACGCCGAGGTCCGCCTCCGCTTCCTGGAGGCGGACCTTCCGGGCCTCGAGGCCCGCTTCGCCCTGGTCTAG